The Culex quinquefasciatus strain JHB chromosome 2, VPISU_Cqui_1.0_pri_paternal, whole genome shotgun sequence genome contains the following window.
NNNNNNNNNNNNNNNNNNNNNNNNNNNNNNNNNNNNNNNNNNNNNNNNNNNNNNNNNNNNNNNNNNNNNNNNNNNNNNNNNNNNNNNNNNNNNNNNNNNNNNNNNNNNNNNNNNNNNNNNNNNNNNNNNNNNNNNNNNNNNNNNNNNNNNNNNNNNNNNNNNNNNNNNNNNNNNNNNNNNNNNNNNNNNNNNNNNNNNNNNNNNNNNNNNNNNNNNNNNNNNNNNNNNNNNNNNNNNNNNNNNNNNNNNNNNNNNNNNNNNNNNNNNNNNNNNNNNNNNNNNNNNNNNNNNNNNNNNNNNNNNNNNNNNNNNNNNNNNNNNNNNNNNNNNNNNNNNNNNNNNNNNNNNNNNNNNNNNNNNNNNNNNNNNNNNNNNNNNNNNNNNNNNNNNNNNNNNNNNNNNNNNNNNNNNNNNNNNNNNNNNNNNNNNNNNNNNNNNNNNNNNNNNNNNNNNNNNNNNNNNNNNNNNNNNNNNNNNNNNNNNNNNNNNNNNNNNNNNNNNNNNNNNNNNNNNNNNNNNNNNNNNNNNNNNNNNNNNNNNNNNNNNNNNNNNNNNNNNNNNNNNNNNNNNNNNNNNNNNNNNNNNNNNNNNNNNNNNNNNNNNNNNNNNNNNNNNNNNNNNNNNNNNNNNNNNNNNNNNNNNNNNNNNNNNNNNNNNNNNNNNNNNNNNNNNNNNNNNNNNNNNNNNNNNNNNNNNNNNNNNNNNNNNNNNNNNNNNNNNNNNNNNNNNNNNNNNNNNNNNNNNNNNNNNNNNNNNNNNNNNNNNNNNNNNNNNNNNNNNNNNNNNNNNNNNNNNNNNNNNNNNNNNNNNNNNNNNNNNNNNNNNNNNNNNNNNNNNNNNNNNNNNNNNNNNNNNNNNNNNNNNNNNNNNNNNNNNNNNNNNNNNNNNNNNNNNNNNNNNNNNNNNNNNNNNNNNNNNNNNNNNNNNNNNNNNNNNNNNNNNNNNNNNNNNNNNNNNNNNNNNNNNNNNNNNNNNNNNNNNNNNNNNNNNNNNNNNNNNNNNNNNNNNNNNNNNNNNNNNNNNNNNNNNNNNNNNNNNNNNNNNNNNNNNNNNNNNNNNNNNNNNNNNNNNNNNNNNNNNNNNNNNNNNNNNNNNNNNNNNNNNNNNNNNNNNNNNNNNNNNNNNNNNNNNNNNNNNNNNNNNNNNNNNNNNNNNNNNNNNNNNNNNNNNNNNNNNNNNNNNNNNNNNNNNNNNNNNNNNNNNNNNNNNNNNNNNNNNNNNNNNNNNNNNNNNNNNNNNNNNNNNNNNNNNNNNNNNNNNNNNNNNNNNNNNNNNNNNNNNNNNNNNNNNNNNNNNNNNNNNNNNNNNNNNNNNNNNNNNNNNNNNNNNNNNNNNNNNNNNNNNNNNNNNNNNNNNNNNNNNNNNNNNNNNNNNNNNNNNNNNNNNNNNNNNNNNNNNNNNNNNNNNNNNNNNNNNNNNNNNNNNNNNNNNNNNNNNNNNNNNNNNNNNNNNNNNNNNNNNNNNNNNNNNNNNNNNNNNNNNNNNNNNNNNNNNNNNNNNNNNNNNNNNNNNNNNNNNNNNNNNNNNNNNNNNNNNNNNNNNNNNNNNNNNNNNNNNNNNNNNNNNNNNNNNNNNNNNNNNNNNNNNNNNNNNNNNNNNNNNNNNNNNNNNNNNNNNNNNNNNNNNNNNNNNNNNNNNNNNNNNNNNNNNNNNNNNNNNNNNNNNNNNNNNNNNNNNNNNNNNNNNNNNNNNNNNNNNNNNNNNNNNNNNNNNNNNNNNNNNNNNNNNNNNNNNNNNNNNNNNNNNNNNNNNNNNNNNNNNNNNNNNNNNNNNNNNNNNNNNNNNNNNNNNNNNNNNNNNNNNNNNNNNNNNNNNNNNNNNNNNNNNNNNNNNNNNNNNNNNNNNNNNNNNNNNNNNNNNNNNNNNNNNNNNNNNNNNNNNNNNNNNNNNNNNNNNNNNNNNNNNNNNNNNNNNNNNNNNNNNNNNNNNNNNNNNNNNNNNNNNNNNNNNNNNNNNNNNNNNNNNNNNNNNNNNNNNNNNNNNNNNNNNNNNNNNNNNNNNNNNNNNNNNNNNNNNNNNNNNNNNNNNNNNNNNNNNNNNNNNNNNNNNNNNNNNNNNNNNNNNNNNNNNNNNNNNNNNNNNNNNNNNNNNNNNNNNNNNNNNNNNNNNNNNNNNNNNNNNNNNNNNNNNNNNNNNNNNNNNNNNNNNNNNNNNNNNNNNNNNNNNNNNNNNNNNNNNNNNNNNNNNNNNNNNNNNNNNNNNNNNNNNNNNNNNNNNNNNNNNNNNNNNNNNNNNNNNNNNNNNNNNNNNNNNNNNNNNNNNNNNNNNNNNNNNNNNNNNNNNNNNNNNNNNNNNNNNNNNNNNNNNNNNNNNNNNNNNNNNNNNNNNNNNNNNNNNNNNNNNNNNNNNNNNNNNNNNNNNNNNNNNNNNNNNNNNNNNNNNNNNNNNNNNNNNNNNNNNNNNNNNNNNNNNNNNNNNNNNNNNNNNNNNNNNNNNNNNNNNNNNNNNNNNNNNNNNNNNNNNNNNNNNNNNNNNNNNNNNNNNNNNNNNNNNNNNNNNNNNNNNNNNNNNNNNNNNNNNNNNNNNNNNNNNNNNNNNNNNNNNNNNNNNNNNNNNNNNNNNNNNNNNNNNNNNNNNNNNNNNNNNNNNNNNNNNNNNNNNNNNNNNNNNNNNNNNNNNNNNNNNNNNNNNNNNNNNNNNNNNNNNNNNNNNNNNNNNNNNNNNNNNNNNNNNNNNNNNNNNNNNNNNNNNNNNNNNNNNNNNNNNNNNNNNNNNNNNNNNNNNNNNNNNNNNNNNNNNNNNNNNNNNNNNNNNNNNNNNNNNNNNNNNNNNNNNNNNNNNNNNNNNNNNNNNNNNNNNNNNNNNNNNNNNNNNNNNNNNNNNNNNNNNNNNNNNNNNNNNNNNNNNNNNNNNNNNNNNNNNNNNNNNNNNNNNNNNNNNNNNNNNNNNNNNNNNNNNNNNNNNNNNNNNNNNNNNNNNNNNNNNNNNNNNNNNNNNNNNNNNNNNNNNNNNNNNNNNNNNNNNNNNNNNNNNNNNNNNNNNNNNNNNNNNNNNNNNNNNNNNNNNNNNNNNNNNNNNNNNNNNNNNNNNNNNNNNNNNNNNNNNNNNNNNNNNNNNNNNNNNNNNNNNNNNNNNNNNNNNNNNNNNNNNNNNNNNNNNNNNNNNNNNNNNNNNNNNNNNNNNNNNNNNNNNNNNNNNNNNNNNNNNNNNNNNNNNNNNNNNNNNNNNNNNNNNNNNNNNNNNNNNNNNNNNNNNNNNNNNNNNNNNNNNNNNNNNNNNNNNNNNNNNNNNNNNNNNNNNNNNNNNNNNNNNNNNNNNNNNNNNNNNNNNNNNNNNNNNNNNNNNNNNNNNNNNNNNNNNNNNNNNNNNNNNNNNNNNNNNNNNNNNNNNNNNNNNNNNNNNNNNNNNNNNNNNNNNNNNNNNNNNNNNNNNNNNNNNNNNNNNNNNNNNNNNNNNNNNNNNNNNNNNNNNNNNNNNNNNNNNNNNNNNNNNNNNNNNNNNNNNNNNNNNNNNNNNNNNNNNNNNNNNNNNNNNNNNNNNNNNNNNNNNNNNNNNNNNNNNNNNNNNNNNNNNNNNNNNNNNNNNNNNNNNNNNNNNNNNNNNNNNNNNNNNNNNNNNNNNNNNNNNNNNNNNNNNNNNNNNNNNNNNNNNNNNNNNNNNNNNNNNNNNNNNNNNNNNNNNNNNNNNNNNNNNNNNNNNNNNNNNNNNNNNNNNNNNNNNNNNNNNNNNNNNNNNNNNNNNNNNNNNNNNNNNNNNNNNNNNNNNNNNNNNNNNNNNNNNNNNNNNNNNNNNNNNNNNNNNNNNNNNNNNAtgcaaatttcatgttcagtatcaaaaaccataaagtttgatacccatattgccccaactcttacggtccggcaaatgtccccccatcggaacatccgcgcggcctccggccactccgatttgtagccactactgccaaaatgtcaaatttcatgtccagtagcaaaaactataaagtttgatacccatattgccccaactcttacggtccggcaaatgtccccccatcggaacatccacggggcctccggccactccggattgtggccactactgccgaaatgtaaaatttcatgtccagtatcaaaaaccataatgtttgatacccatattgtcccaactcttacggttcggcaaatgtccccccatcggaacatccgcggggcctccggccactccggattgtggccactactgccgaaatgttaaatttcatgttcagtatcaaaaaccataaagtttgatacccatattgccccaactcttacggtccggcaaatgtccccccatcggaacatccgcggggactccggccactccggattgtggccactactgccgaaatgtcaaatttcatgtccagtatcaaaaaccataaagtttgatacccatattgccccaactcttacggtccggcaaatgtccccccatcggaacatccctggggcctccggccactccagtccaggtggtggccagttccaatgatcgactcccgcgactggcatgtcttagctggtccttgcctccaagccatctgctctcggaactccaggccgtctgctaccgggccaccaggccatctgcttctaaTGTGTTCTCGttgacgtccagcaatagaatgaattttcgggaccgaccgagccgagttttgttggctcgtcgacgatccgaaaattatgaggtggagtgggagattttagatacatcaatctcacgtctctcgattgactgattgggaaacgttcgttcatccaaccagcgtgcaccaaaaagaggggaaatttgccgagaggggaattcgtcacgtaacgttttcgcttcgcgaaaatttcggattgacaccacgtatagaaaccttaggacaaagttctttgtcaaaagcaaaaactgctcgaatggaagtgctccattctcGAAACAAAGatctttattgaatttggagagaaaaaaagtttctcgAAGACACAATATTTTAAGCCTCCAAAAATGAGAGTTGGGAGGGGTAGAGTTTCAAATAACAGGCCACGTAGTTGATGTACGAGCCCCTACtctaaatcacaaaaataacagtgctgaaaagtggtttggtttggttttggtgtctgtttgagtgctgaaaagttcaatttttcgcaCGTGCTATAACACTTAACGTGAAggcttccatcattgtcatgatttttcattcaaaggtatacattttgcgtcgctttcaatattttttgacaaaattccttcaacaagttgtttagaatagtgtcttacacatgctgattccttttggtaacgattatcccatttcttgtaaagttatggaaatcgtcatcaaTCAATGGTTGCcgactaggacgtcaatgactgtgccacaaaattatttaaattttgaagcacatttgatttagatcaaaaatactTTCAGTGGCTTcgagaaggcaacaaccggcacatgttgATTCCTTTtgatgctgaaattcgttaaattgaatttaatacagaatactttataaggctttctagtcagaaatttaccaacacattcaaagtatgtttacatgacagctggacgtttgtttgcatcaggtttcctatctctttctagcaaaagttttttgtcaggcgacttctagctggtttttttgattgactgcccgatatgtcagccaacatacttcgcagggctgtgacagctacagctcgatcattgtttgcatcaggacactgtgacgaggagttcgtcatttttgagttaaattatatttttttcactgggcctagaaaaccttatagtgatgatcaattttcttcgaaaatgatcaacggcttcaccttaattcaaatggaactgcattcgaatgatcaaattcgaattcgctaattggaacgacagacagctgtcaaaagcaggAAATCTTCCTTTTGCAATTCGATGCATAAATTACTTTTTACCGTAGGCAATTTTAatacaataatttcaaaatcaaaagagACAATAAAAAGTTTACTTACATTCTGGTCGCGAGCGCTTCCGCCGGCTTGATCGCTTTAGAAATCTCCTCCGCTTTGGCCATAATCGTGTACATGCACTTGATGTTCGAGTCCATGCAGTCGGTCATCTTCGTAACGGAATTCTTGTAGATTTCCACGTTGTCCGCCGTTATCGAGGAAATCGAGTGCAGCACCGAGCACAAACTCTCGGTCAAATTGTCCACCGAGGCGGCCAGCAGCTGGGCTTCCCGTTCAATTTCGTTGAGGGCGTTCGCATCGATCTGGTTCAGGTGCGGCGGGGCCATGAACGGCTTTGGCAGCAGGCCGTAACTGCCTGCGGCGCTCGTTCCTCCGGTGGCCGCCGACGGAGTGCTTTGGCGCGAGTTGGACGAATCCTTGCGCGTCACCGTCACCGGGCTGGCCAGCTTAATTTTGTACTCCAGGTTTTCCGCCACAAAGTGTGTCATGTTACCATCGACTCGAACATGGCCCTCCAGATTGTACGGGAACGATGCATCTGGAATTGACGGAttaaatttcgaaatcttgATAAGAACCAATCCAACCCCCATCAAAAGGTACCTTTCCGTTTGTCACAGTTTAGTGAATCGGGTCGCCTGCGAGTTTGCGACGAAGAGGAAGAGGACGATCCGGAACCGTCTGGGCCGGTGGCGAGATCATCACCTCCGGTCGGATCGGTTGCACTTCCGGAGCCGAAAAAGTTTTGCGTGTATGCGATTTCACTGTACGACTCCGTCATTGCCGCCGGAATGTCGTCCGGGTCTTCGGATGCGTCGGGATCGGGTCCGATTGCGGTACTGCGGGATGGATCGATAAACGGGTTTCTGGTTCCTTCGGTGGACATTGTGATCCTTAAGGGTTgggactttttgatttttgttacacACCAACAGAAATGACTAGATTTTAGCTGCAATTTGTTCtcacttttaaacaatttcagaattttcagaatggagcatttccattcgagcagtttttgcttttttctacaatgtattccttatggagcgaactgtcaaaaactgctcgacggcgggtgctccattgttgaaacatttcgagccaaacatttcattagggcacaaaaccaaaaaccgccattcgagaaaatcgcttgcaaaaagtggacaacttgtttcaattcctatttaaaaaagaagcttgactgatggCATTTTAACTGACGATTCGATAAATTACATCATTATCCTAAACTCTGCTTtaatgcttcttaatttttgttgattttcgcaataaaaatcataatttcgagccaaacatttcattagggcacaaaaccaaaacgtgaacattcgggattattccactattccattcattagtacactccctacatgccctccaagaatcagattgatagcaaactatttaccattgaaaaattcaaaaacacaaaagggcacataacaattttcactccaaaccaaaaaaaagttaatatgtgcccttttgtttttcgttaatttttaGTAGTTGTGGAACTTTTTGTGttataaaatgaacttttcatacattcttaacactaattcacttcaaaacaaagtttggtttactTTTCATCAAGCATTTCTGAGAAAAACttcgtcaaaaacaatattt
Protein-coding sequences here:
- the LOC6037088 gene encoding BLOC-1-related complex subunit 6, producing the protein MSTEGTRNPFIDPSRSTAIGPDPDASEDPDDIPAAMTESYSEIAYTQNFFGSGSATDPTGGDDLATGPDGSGSSSSSSSQTRRRPDSLNCDKRKDASFPYNLEGHVRVDGNMTHFVAENLEYKIKLASPVTVTRKDSSNSRQSTPSAATGGTSAAGSYGLLPKPFMAPPHLNQIDANALNEIEREAQLLAASVDNLTESLCSVLHSISSITADNVEIYKNSVTKMTDCMDSNIKCMYTIMAKAEEISKAIKPAEALATRM